A genomic stretch from Spongiibacter nanhainus includes:
- a CDS encoding sulfotransferase family protein, translating to MKQRKVFCLGFHKTGTTSLGVALDMLGYRVSGAFGVNDPDIAEHVVEQALKRATDFDAFQDNPWPILYRELDAAFPGSKFILLLRDADAWIQSQVKHFGQRETPMRRWIYGDEHGCPAGNEAVYLRCYQTHNQSVLTYFSQRPDDLLVLNLAEGEGWQALCAFLDEPVPAAPFPHANTASKRKKRNLLASLKRALTLRSV from the coding sequence GTGAAGCAACGAAAAGTATTTTGTCTCGGTTTTCATAAGACGGGTACCACCAGCCTGGGCGTCGCACTTGATATGCTTGGCTATCGGGTGTCCGGCGCTTTTGGGGTCAATGACCCGGATATTGCTGAGCACGTTGTGGAACAGGCGCTGAAAAGGGCGACTGACTTCGACGCCTTCCAGGATAATCCTTGGCCGATTCTTTACCGCGAGTTAGACGCGGCCTTTCCCGGCAGTAAATTCATTTTGTTGTTGCGGGATGCAGATGCCTGGATTCAAAGTCAGGTCAAGCACTTTGGCCAACGCGAGACGCCGATGCGGCGCTGGATTTACGGCGACGAACACGGCTGCCCGGCAGGCAATGAAGCGGTGTATCTGCGCTGTTACCAGACACATAATCAGTCAGTATTGACGTATTTTTCCCAGCGCCCCGACGATCTGTTAGTGCTGAATTTGGCGGAGGGTGAAGGTTGGCAAGCGCTCTGTGCATTTCTCGATGAGCCGGTTCCGGCCGCACCTTTTCCCCATGCCAATACCGCCAGTAAACGCAAGAAGCGCAATTTACTAGCCAGTCTCAAGCGAGCTCTGACGCTAAGGT